A genomic segment from Pseudomonas sp. S09G 359 encodes:
- the tolR gene encoding protein TolR, which yields MARARKKRKPVAEMNVVPYIDVMLVLLVIFMVTAPMLNQGVKVDLPKVSSEALPQDNNTQVLTISIKSDKTYYWNLGSEVDTQKQQDKALTLPAMTDAVTKIIRSGNEGGKHTQVFIRGDKSVDYGSVMGAMGGLQKAGVGNVGLITEAP from the coding sequence ATCGCTCGAGCTCGCAAAAAGCGCAAGCCGGTCGCCGAGATGAACGTAGTGCCTTACATCGACGTGATGCTGGTGCTGCTGGTGATCTTCATGGTGACCGCGCCGATGCTCAACCAGGGTGTGAAGGTTGATCTGCCCAAGGTTTCCAGTGAAGCCTTGCCGCAGGACAACAACACCCAGGTGCTGACCATTTCGATCAAGTCTGACAAGACCTATTACTGGAACCTTGGCAGCGAAGTCGACACCCAGAAACAACAGGACAAGGCCTTGACCCTGCCGGCGATGACCGATGCGGTAACCAAGATCATTCGCTCCGGCAACGAAGGCGGCAAGCACACCCAGGTGTTCATCCGCGGCGACAAATCTGTCGACTATGGCTCTGTCATGGGCGCCATGGGCGGGCTGCAGAAGGCCGGCGTCGGTAACGTTGGCTTGATTACCGAGGCGCCCTGA
- a CDS encoding YebC/PmpR family DNA-binding transcriptional regulator: MAGHSKWANIKHRKERQDAKKGKIFTKWIRELTVAARQGGGDPGSNPRLRLALDKALGANMSRDIIDRAVARGAGAADTDDMVELTYEGYGPGGVAVMVECMTDNRNRTAAAVRHAFSKCGGNLGTDGSVAYLFERKGQITFAPGVDEDALMEAAMEADADDVVTNEDGSIDVFTSFAGFYAVRNALEAAGFKGTDAEIVMLPTTSAELDLDGAQKVLKMLDMLEDLDDVQNVYSNADIPESVAEQLS; the protein is encoded by the coding sequence ATGGCTGGCCATTCCAAGTGGGCGAACATCAAGCACCGCAAAGAGCGTCAGGATGCCAAGAAAGGCAAGATTTTCACCAAGTGGATCCGCGAGCTGACCGTCGCTGCCCGTCAGGGCGGTGGTGACCCGGGCTCCAACCCGCGCCTGCGCCTGGCGCTGGACAAGGCCCTTGGCGCGAACATGAGCCGCGACATCATCGACCGCGCCGTGGCCCGTGGTGCCGGGGCAGCCGACACCGACGACATGGTCGAGCTGACCTACGAAGGCTACGGCCCGGGTGGCGTGGCGGTGATGGTCGAGTGCATGACCGACAACCGCAACCGTACCGCAGCTGCCGTGCGCCATGCGTTCAGCAAATGTGGCGGCAACCTCGGCACCGACGGTTCGGTGGCCTACCTGTTCGAGCGCAAGGGGCAGATCACCTTCGCTCCGGGTGTGGACGAAGACGCGCTGATGGAAGCGGCGATGGAGGCGGATGCCGACGACGTGGTAACCAACGAAGACGGCTCCATTGACGTGTTCACCTCGTTCGCCGGGTTCTATGCCGTGCGTAACGCGCTGGAAGCCGCTGGTTTCAAGGGCACCGACGCGGAAATCGTGATGCTGCCGACCACCAGCGCCGAGCTGGACCTGGACGGTGCGCAAAAAGTGCTGAAGATGCTGGATATGCTCGAAGATCTGGATGATGTGCAGAACGTTTATTCCAACGCTGACATCCCGGAATCGGTAGCCGAACAGCTCAGCTGA
- the aspS gene encoding aspartate--tRNA ligase has translation MMRSHYCGQLNETLDGQEITLCGWVHRRRDHGGVIFLDIRDRDGLAQVVFDPDRAESFAAADRVRSEYVVKITGKVRLRPAGAVNANMASGAIEVLGYELEVLNESETPPFPLNEYSDVGEETRLRYRFLDLRRPEMAEKLRLRSRMTTSIRRFLDENGFLDVETPILTRATPEGARDYLVPSRTHAGSFFALPQSPQLFKQLLMVAGFDRYYQIAKCFRDEDLRADRQPEFTQIDIETSFLDEKEIMGLTEQMIRNLFKEVLDLEFGEFPHMTFEEAMRRYGSDKPDLRNPLELVDVADQLKAVDFKVFSGPANDPKCRIAALRVPGGASMPRKQIDDYTKFVGIYGAKGLAYIKVNERANGVDGLQSPIVKNIPLENLNAILDRVGAVDGDIVFFGADKAKIVSEALGALRIKLGHDLDLLTCKWAPMWVVDFPMFEENDDGSFSALHHPFTAPKCSPEELEANPAGALSRAYDMVLNGTELGGGSIRIHRKEMQQAVFRLLGINEAEQEEKFGFLLDALKYGAPPHGGLAFGLDRLVMLMTGAQSIREVIAFPKTQSAADVMTQAPGVVDAKALRELHIRLRETPKAE, from the coding sequence ATGATGCGCAGCCACTATTGCGGCCAACTGAACGAGACCCTGGATGGTCAGGAAATCACCCTTTGCGGATGGGTTCACCGTCGCCGCGACCACGGCGGGGTAATCTTCCTCGATATCCGTGATCGTGATGGTCTGGCCCAGGTGGTGTTCGACCCGGACCGCGCCGAGAGCTTCGCCGCCGCTGACCGCGTGCGCAGCGAGTACGTCGTGAAGATCACCGGCAAGGTTCGCCTGCGTCCGGCCGGTGCCGTGAACGCGAACATGGCGTCCGGTGCCATCGAAGTGCTGGGCTATGAGCTTGAAGTGCTGAACGAGTCGGAAACCCCGCCGTTCCCACTTAACGAATACTCCGACGTGGGCGAAGAAACCCGCCTGCGCTACCGCTTCCTGGACCTGCGTCGCCCGGAAATGGCCGAGAAGCTGCGTCTGCGTTCGCGCATGACCACCAGCATCCGCCGCTTCCTCGACGAGAACGGCTTCCTCGACGTCGAAACGCCGATCCTCACCCGGGCCACCCCGGAAGGCGCGCGTGACTACCTGGTACCGAGCCGTACCCACGCCGGTTCGTTCTTCGCGCTGCCGCAATCGCCGCAGTTGTTCAAGCAACTGCTGATGGTGGCCGGCTTCGACCGTTACTACCAGATCGCCAAGTGCTTCCGTGACGAAGACCTGCGCGCCGACCGCCAGCCGGAATTCACCCAGATCGACATCGAGACCAGCTTCCTCGATGAAAAAGAGATCATGGGCCTGACCGAGCAGATGATCCGCAACCTGTTCAAGGAAGTGCTGGACCTGGAGTTCGGCGAATTCCCGCACATGACCTTCGAAGAAGCCATGCGCCGCTACGGTTCCGACAAGCCAGACCTGCGTAACCCGCTGGAACTGGTGGACGTGGCCGACCAGCTCAAGGCGGTCGACTTCAAGGTGTTCAGCGGCCCGGCCAACGACCCGAAATGCCGCATCGCCGCCCTGCGTGTACCTGGCGGCGCGAGCATGCCGCGCAAGCAGATCGACGACTACACCAAGTTCGTCGGCATCTACGGTGCCAAGGGCCTGGCGTACATCAAGGTCAACGAGCGCGCCAACGGTGTTGATGGCCTGCAATCGCCAATCGTCAAAAACATTCCGCTGGAAAACCTCAACGCGATCCTGGATCGCGTCGGTGCAGTCGATGGCGATATCGTGTTCTTCGGTGCCGACAAAGCCAAGATCGTCAGCGAGGCCCTGGGCGCGCTGCGCATCAAGCTGGGCCACGACCTGGACCTGCTGACCTGCAAATGGGCACCGATGTGGGTTGTCGACTTCCCGATGTTCGAAGAGAACGACGACGGCAGCTTCAGCGCCTTGCACCACCCGTTCACCGCGCCGAAGTGCTCGCCTGAAGAGTTGGAAGCCAACCCTGCAGGCGCGCTGTCCCGCGCGTACGACATGGTGCTCAACGGCACCGAGCTGGGTGGCGGTTCGATCCGTATCCACCGCAAAGAGATGCAGCAAGCGGTGTTCCGCCTGTTGGGCATCAACGAAGCGGAACAGGAAGAGAAATTCGGCTTCCTGCTCGACGCCCTGAAATACGGCGCACCACCCCACGGTGGCCTGGCTTTCGGCCTCGACCGCCTGGTGATGCTGATGACCGGCGCCCAGTCGATCCGTGAAGTGATTGCCTTCCCGAAAACCCAGAGTGCTGCGGACGTAATGACCCAGGCCCCGGGTGTGGTGGATGCCAAGGCGCTGCGCGAACTGCACATCCGTCTGCGCGAGACGCCAAAGGCTGAGTAA
- the tolB gene encoding Tol-Pal system beta propeller repeat protein TolB, whose translation MLVVICCMAGIAAADEKNILVTSGSDRATPIAVVPFGWQGGSVLPDDMAQIVSDDLRNSGYYAPIPKGNMISQPTQASEVIFRDWKAVGAQYLMVGSITPAGGRLQIQYTLFNVATEQQVLTGSVSGTAEQLRDMAHYISDQSFEKLTGIKGAFSTRLLYVTAERFSVDNTRYTLQRSDYDGARAVTLLQSREPILSPRFAPDGKRIAYVSFEQKRPRIFVQHIDTGRREQITNFEGLNGAPAWSPDGSRLAFVLSKDGNPDIYVMNMASRQISRVTSGPGINTEPFWGKDGSTIYFTSDRGGKPQIYKTSVGGGGAERVTFIGNYNANPKLSADEKTLVMIHRQDGFTNFRVAAQDLQRGTVKILTDTNLDESATVAPNGTMVIYATRQQGRGVLMLVSINGRVRLPLPTAQGEVREPSWSPYLN comes from the coding sequence ATGCTTGTCGTTATTTGCTGTATGGCAGGGATAGCGGCGGCGGATGAAAAGAACATCCTGGTCACCAGCGGTAGCGATCGGGCCACCCCGATCGCGGTAGTACCGTTCGGCTGGCAGGGCGGCAGCGTGCTGCCGGACGACATGGCCCAGATCGTCAGCGATGACCTGCGCAACTCCGGTTACTACGCGCCGATTCCGAAAGGCAACATGATCAGCCAGCCTACCCAGGCCAGCGAAGTCATTTTCCGTGACTGGAAGGCAGTTGGCGCCCAGTACCTGATGGTCGGCAGCATCACGCCGGCCGGCGGTCGCCTGCAGATCCAGTACACGTTGTTCAACGTGGCCACCGAGCAGCAGGTTCTGACCGGCAGCGTATCGGGCACCGCCGAACAACTGCGCGACATGGCCCACTACATTTCGGACCAGTCGTTTGAAAAACTCACCGGTATCAAGGGTGCGTTCTCGACACGCCTGCTGTATGTAACGGCTGAGCGTTTCTCCGTAGACAACACTCGTTACACTTTGCAGCGCTCGGACTACGACGGTGCTCGCGCCGTGACCCTGCTGCAATCCCGTGAGCCAATCCTGTCGCCGCGCTTTGCGCCGGACGGCAAGCGTATTGCCTACGTGTCTTTCGAACAGAAGCGTCCGCGTATCTTCGTCCAGCACATTGACACTGGTCGTCGTGAGCAGATCACCAACTTTGAAGGCCTCAACGGTGCGCCGGCCTGGTCGCCGGATGGTTCGCGCCTGGCGTTCGTGCTGTCCAAGGACGGTAACCCGGATATCTACGTGATGAACATGGCCTCGCGCCAGATCAGCCGCGTAACCAGCGGCCCGGGCATCAACACCGAACCGTTCTGGGGTAAGGATGGTTCGACCATCTACTTCACCTCCGACCGTGGCGGCAAACCACAAATCTATAAAACGAGCGTAGGGGGTGGCGGTGCAGAACGCGTTACCTTTATTGGTAACTACAATGCCAATCCTAAGCTTTCGGCTGATGAAAAGACGTTGGTGATGATTCACCGTCAGGATGGTTTCACTAATTTCCGGGTTGCGGCCCAGGATTTGCAGCGTGGAACGGTAAAAATCCTCACAGATACCAACCTTGATGAGTCAGCTACTGTTGCGCCCAACGGCACCATGGTAATCTACGCCACCCGCCAGCAGGGCCGGGGAGTCTTGATGCTCGTGTCCATTAATGGACGCGTAAGGCTCCCGCTTCCTACCGCTCAAGGCGAAGTCAGAGAACCGTCCTGGTCCCCTTACCTGAACTGA
- the tolQ gene encoding protein TolQ: MEPTVVDHSSMWSLVSNASVVVQLVMLTLVAASVTSWVMIFQRSNLLRAGRRALESFEERFWSGIDLSKLYRQAGSNPDPDSGVEQIFRAGFKEFSRLRQQPGVDPEAVMEGVARAMRVAISREEEKLEQSLPFLATVGSVSPYIGLFGTVWGIMNSFRGLAQAQQATLATVAPGIAEALIATAIGLFAAIPAVIAYNRFAATSETLIGRYYTFADEFQAILHRKVHTSEE, translated from the coding sequence GTGGAACCTACCGTCGTCGACCATTCCTCCATGTGGAGCCTGGTCAGCAATGCCAGTGTTGTGGTTCAACTGGTCATGCTGACCCTGGTAGCCGCATCGGTTACCTCTTGGGTCATGATTTTTCAGCGCAGCAACCTGCTGCGCGCCGGTCGACGTGCCCTGGAGAGCTTTGAAGAGCGCTTCTGGTCGGGTATCGACCTGTCCAAGCTGTACCGCCAGGCCGGCAGCAACCCAGACCCGGATTCGGGCGTCGAGCAGATCTTCCGCGCCGGCTTCAAGGAATTCTCCCGCCTGCGCCAGCAGCCAGGTGTTGACCCGGAAGCGGTGATGGAAGGCGTGGCCCGTGCCATGCGCGTTGCCATCTCCCGCGAAGAAGAGAAACTGGAGCAGAGCCTGCCGTTCCTCGCCACCGTGGGTTCCGTCAGCCCGTATATCGGCCTGTTCGGTACCGTGTGGGGGATCATGAACTCCTTCCGTGGCCTGGCCCAGGCGCAGCAAGCGACCCTGGCCACCGTGGCCCCGGGTATCGCCGAAGCCCTGATCGCCACCGCGATCGGCCTGTTTGCCGCTATCCCCGCAGTAATCGCCTACAACCGTTTTGCTGCAACCAGCGAAACGCTGATCGGCCGTTACTACACCTTCGCCGATGAATTCCAGGCGATCCTGCACCGTAAAGTGCACACCAGCGAAGAATAA
- the ybgC gene encoding tol-pal system-associated acyl-CoA thioesterase — protein MRAQNGDPSFAHRCRVYYEDTDAGGIVYYVNYLKFMERARTERLRELGFAQSSLAGEDLLFVVHSSEARYHAPARLDDELLVSAEVIELNRASLRFKQQVRRATDATLLCEGQFLVACVRTNSLKPRAIPETLRAAFAAVSGAGKQSKQEI, from the coding sequence ATGCGCGCGCAAAATGGGGATCCGTCGTTCGCACATCGCTGTCGCGTTTATTACGAGGACACCGATGCGGGCGGCATCGTGTATTACGTCAATTACCTCAAGTTCATGGAGCGGGCTCGAACCGAGCGGCTACGGGAGCTGGGCTTTGCCCAATCCTCGCTGGCAGGGGAGGACCTGTTGTTTGTCGTGCATTCCAGCGAGGCTCGGTATCACGCGCCGGCGCGATTGGACGATGAGCTGCTGGTCAGTGCTGAAGTAATCGAATTGAACCGTGCCAGCCTGCGATTCAAGCAGCAGGTCAGGCGGGCAACGGATGCAACGCTGCTCTGTGAGGGGCAGTTCCTGGTGGCGTGTGTGCGCACCAACAGTTTGAAACCTCGGGCCATTCCCGAAACTCTACGTGCGGCCTTTGCCGCCGTGAGCGGCGCGGGTAAACAATCAAAGCAGGAGATTTAG
- the ruvA gene encoding Holliday junction branch migration protein RuvA, protein MIGRLRGTLAEKQPPHLILDVNGLGYELEVPMTTLYRLPSVGEPITLHTHLVVREDAQLLYGFIGKRDRDFFRELIRLNGVGPKLALALMSSLEVDELVRAVSAQDTSALTKVPGVGKKTAERLLVELKDRFKAWEVVPSMFALVPNQPDMPAGQVASAESDAVSALISLGYKPQEASKAVSAIKDKNLSSEDMIRRALKGMI, encoded by the coding sequence GTGATTGGACGCTTGCGCGGCACCCTGGCTGAGAAACAGCCGCCGCACCTGATTCTGGATGTAAACGGGTTGGGGTATGAGCTGGAAGTGCCCATGACCACCCTCTATCGCCTACCGTCGGTCGGCGAGCCGATAACCTTGCACACACACTTGGTGGTGCGCGAAGACGCACAATTGCTCTATGGTTTCATCGGCAAGCGTGACCGGGATTTCTTCCGCGAGCTGATTCGCCTGAACGGTGTGGGCCCCAAGCTGGCCCTGGCGCTGATGTCGAGCCTGGAAGTCGATGAGCTGGTGCGCGCGGTATCCGCCCAAGACACCTCGGCGCTGACCAAGGTGCCTGGCGTGGGCAAGAAAACCGCTGAGCGCCTGCTGGTGGAACTCAAGGACCGTTTCAAGGCCTGGGAAGTGGTACCGAGCATGTTTGCCCTGGTGCCGAACCAGCCGGATATGCCGGCGGGCCAGGTCGCCAGCGCCGAAAGCGATGCTGTCAGCGCGCTGATCTCCCTGGGCTACAAGCCGCAGGAAGCCAGCAAGGCCGTATCGGCCATCAAGGACAAGAATTTGAGCAGCGAAGACATGATCCGCCGAGCCCTGAAGGGAATGATTTAA
- the ruvB gene encoding Holliday junction branch migration DNA helicase RuvB produces the protein MIEADRLIAATGPRDREEVQDRAIRPLSLAEYIGQPTVREQMELFIQAARGRNESLDHTLIFGPPGLGKTTLANIIAQEMGVSIKSTSGPVLERPGDLAALLTNLEPHDVLFIDEIHRLSPIVEEVLYPAMEDFQLDIMIGEGPAARSIKLDLPPFTLVGATTRAGMLTNPLRDRFGIVQRLEFYSTADLATIVSRSASILGLPLDPEGAFEIARRARGTPRIANRLLRRVRDFAEVRAKGHITKAVADLALNLLDVDEHGFDHQDRRLLLTMIEKFDGGPVGVDSLAAAISEERHTIEDVLEPYLIQQGYIMRTPRGRVVTRHAYLHFGLNIPSRLGEMPVVDEFLDAVDD, from the coding sequence GTGATTGAAGCTGATCGTCTGATCGCGGCCACCGGCCCGCGCGACCGTGAAGAAGTCCAGGACCGGGCTATCCGCCCCCTGAGCCTGGCCGAGTACATCGGCCAGCCCACCGTGCGCGAGCAGATGGAACTGTTTATCCAGGCTGCGCGCGGGCGCAATGAGTCGCTGGACCACACCCTGATCTTCGGTCCGCCGGGGCTGGGCAAGACCACCCTGGCCAACATCATTGCCCAGGAAATGGGCGTGTCGATCAAGTCCACCTCCGGCCCGGTGCTGGAGCGGCCGGGTGACCTGGCGGCGCTGCTGACCAATCTTGAGCCGCATGACGTGCTGTTTATCGACGAGATCCACCGGCTGTCGCCGATCGTCGAGGAAGTGCTGTACCCGGCGATGGAGGATTTCCAGCTCGACATCATGATCGGCGAGGGCCCGGCGGCCCGCTCGATCAAGCTCGACCTGCCACCGTTCACCCTGGTTGGCGCGACCACGCGCGCGGGTATGTTGACCAACCCGTTGCGAGACCGTTTCGGCATTGTTCAACGTCTAGAGTTCTATAGCACCGCCGACTTGGCGACCATCGTCAGTCGTTCGGCGAGCATTCTTGGCTTGCCCCTGGACCCTGAAGGCGCGTTTGAAATTGCCCGCCGGGCCCGCGGTACGCCACGCATCGCCAACCGTTTGCTGCGCCGCGTGCGCGACTTCGCCGAAGTGCGGGCCAAGGGGCATATCACCAAGGCCGTGGCCGACCTGGCGTTGAACCTGCTGGATGTGGATGAGCATGGCTTCGATCACCAGGATCGGCGGCTACTCTTGACCATGATCGAGAAATTCGACGGTGGCCCGGTGGGCGTCGACAGCCTGGCCGCGGCCATCAGCGAGGAGCGCCACACCATTGAGGATGTGTTGGAGCCGTACCTGATCCAGCAGGGCTACATCATGCGTACGCCAAGGGGGCGGGTGGTGACGCGGCATGCCTACCTGCACTTCGGGTTAAACATTCCGTCACGATTGGGTGAGATGCCCGTGGTAGACGAATTCCTCGATGCAGTGGACGATTAA
- the ruvC gene encoding crossover junction endodeoxyribonuclease RuvC: protein MTLILGIDPGSRITGFGVVQQTPRGCIYVASGCIRTGAGELAERLQIVYRGVREVIQTYGPVTMGIEKVFMAKNADSALKLGQARGAAIVAGAEEGMEIAEYTATQVKQAVVGTGAANKEQVQMMVMHMLKLTAKPQIDASDALAIAICHAHTRSSLLPHGLGTARSRGGRLRL from the coding sequence ATGACTTTAATCCTAGGTATCGACCCCGGTTCGCGCATCACCGGTTTTGGCGTGGTGCAACAGACCCCGCGCGGCTGCATCTACGTCGCCTCGGGCTGTATCCGCACCGGTGCGGGCGAGTTGGCCGAGCGCCTGCAGATCGTCTATCGCGGCGTACGTGAAGTCATCCAGACCTATGGTCCGGTCACCATGGGCATCGAAAAAGTGTTCATGGCGAAGAATGCCGACTCCGCATTGAAGCTCGGCCAGGCCCGCGGTGCTGCTATTGTGGCCGGCGCGGAGGAGGGCATGGAAATCGCCGAATACACCGCGACCCAGGTCAAACAGGCCGTGGTCGGCACCGGTGCGGCGAATAAAGAGCAGGTGCAGATGATGGTCATGCACATGCTCAAGCTCACCGCAAAACCGCAGATCGACGCCTCCGACGCCCTGGCCATCGCCATTTGCCACGCGCACACCCGTTCCAGCCTGTTGCCCCACGGCCTTGGCACTGCACGCAGTCGTGGCGGGCGCCTGCGTCTCTGA
- a CDS encoding ribbon-helix-helix domain-containing protein, translated as MSCGVGNGVMETGGFHKIKVDPFAKGFDMGLAKPLSRSVRLNGFSTCLRLEQIYWNILAEIARINACSVSALLSYVDREVHLRYGGVKNFSGLVRVVCVVHLLKGRVGAPNPE; from the coding sequence ATGTCATGTGGCGTCGGTAATGGAGTGATGGAAACCGGTGGTTTTCATAAGATAAAGGTCGACCCCTTTGCAAAAGGGTTCGATATGGGGCTGGCCAAGCCATTGTCCCGGTCGGTCAGGCTCAACGGGTTTTCCACGTGCCTGCGGCTGGAGCAGATCTATTGGAATATTCTCGCTGAAATCGCCAGGATCAATGCCTGCTCGGTCAGTGCGTTGCTGTCGTATGTCGATCGGGAAGTGCACTTGCGCTATGGAGGTGTGAAGAACTTCAGCGGGCTGGTCAGGGTGGTGTGTGTCGTTCACCTGTTGAAAGGTCGGGTTGGCGCGCCGAACCCTGAGTAA
- the tolA gene encoding cell envelope integrity protein TolA, translating to MQQQREPSASESFFWPSVWAIALHVLVFGMLFVSFAMTPDLPPAKPIVQATLYQLKSKSQATTQTNQKIAGEAQKSAARQTEVEQMEQKKVEQEAVKAAAEQKKEEAAQKAEESKKADEAKKADEAKKADEAKKAEKAADAKKAEEKQLADIAKKKAEDEAKKAAEEEAKKQAAEDAKKKIVEDAKKKAAEDAKKKAEADEAKKKIADDAKKKAAADATKKKAQEAARKSAEEKKAQALADLLSDTPQRQQALADERGDEVAGSFDDLIRARAAEGWTRPPSARKGMTVVLQIGMLPDGTVTSVSVAKGSGDASFDSSAVAAVKNIGRLTEMQGMKPSDFAPYRSFKMTFTPEDLAL from the coding sequence ATGCAGCAACAGCGAGAGCCGTCCGCCTCGGAAAGCTTCTTCTGGCCTAGCGTCTGGGCAATTGCCCTGCACGTCCTGGTTTTTGGCATGCTGTTTGTCAGCTTTGCCATGACCCCGGACCTGCCGCCAGCCAAGCCGATCGTGCAGGCGACCCTGTATCAGCTGAAATCGAAAAGCCAGGCCACCACCCAGACCAATCAGAAGATTGCGGGTGAGGCCCAGAAGTCGGCTGCGCGCCAGACTGAAGTCGAGCAGATGGAACAGAAGAAGGTCGAGCAGGAAGCGGTGAAGGCTGCTGCGGAACAAAAGAAAGAAGAGGCGGCTCAAAAGGCCGAGGAATCGAAAAAGGCTGACGAAGCGAAGAAGGCCGACGAGGCGAAAAAGGCTGATGAAGCCAAGAAAGCCGAGAAAGCTGCCGACGCCAAAAAGGCCGAAGAGAAACAATTGGCTGATATAGCCAAGAAGAAAGCCGAAGACGAAGCGAAGAAAGCTGCCGAAGAAGAGGCCAAGAAACAGGCCGCTGAAGACGCCAAGAAAAAGATTGTCGAAGACGCGAAGAAGAAAGCCGCCGAAGACGCCAAGAAAAAAGCTGAAGCAGACGAGGCGAAGAAGAAAATCGCCGACGACGCGAAGAAGAAAGCTGCCGCCGACGCCACCAAGAAAAAGGCCCAGGAAGCAGCGCGTAAATCCGCCGAAGAGAAAAAGGCCCAGGCCTTGGCAGATTTGCTCTCCGACACGCCGCAGCGTCAGCAAGCCTTGGCCGATGAACGTGGTGATGAAGTCGCGGGCAGTTTCGACGACCTGATTCGGGCACGGGCAGCAGAAGGCTGGACACGTCCACCTTCGGCACGCAAAGGCATGACAGTCGTATTGCAGATCGGCATGTTGCCGGACGGCACGGTGACTTCGGTCAGCGTGGCCAAGGGCAGTGGCGATGCTTCGTTTGACAGTTCAGCGGTTGCAGCGGTCAAGAACATTGGCCGGTTGACCGAGATGCAGGGAATGAAACCAAGCGACTTCGCTCCCTATCGTTCATTCAAGATGACATTCACACCTGAGGATCTAGCCTTGTGA
- a CDS encoding Dps family protein: MAIDIGISEEDRKSIVDGLSRLLSDTYVLYLKTHNFHWNVTGPMFRTLHLMFEEQYNELALAVDSIAERIRALGFPAPGAYSIYARLSSIKEEEGVPGAEEMIKQLVAGQEAVTRTARGIFPLLDKVSDEPTADLLTQRMQVHEKTAWMLRSLLEGQ, encoded by the coding sequence ATGGCTATCGATATCGGTATCAGTGAAGAAGATCGTAAATCCATCGTTGATGGGCTTTCGCGGCTGCTTTCCGATACCTATGTACTGTATCTGAAGACCCATAACTTCCATTGGAACGTCACGGGCCCGATGTTCCGTACGCTGCACTTGATGTTCGAAGAGCAATACAACGAACTGGCCCTGGCGGTGGACTCCATTGCCGAGCGTATCCGTGCCCTGGGCTTCCCGGCACCGGGTGCCTACTCGATCTATGCCCGGCTTTCGTCCATCAAGGAAGAAGAAGGTGTGCCCGGCGCTGAAGAAATGATCAAGCAACTGGTGGCCGGCCAGGAAGCGGTCACGCGGACTGCGCGGGGTATCTTCCCCTTGCTCGACAAGGTCAGCGATGAGCCGACGGCCGACTTGCTGACCCAGCGCATGCAAGTGCACGAGAAAACCGCGTGGATGCTGCGTTCCCTGCTCGAAGGTCAGTAA
- a CDS encoding FmdB family zinc ribbon protein — MPMYDYQCASCGHQLEAIQKISAAPLVDCPACQAPELKKMLSMPGFRLSGSGWYETDFKTGSKKNLAGGDKAD, encoded by the coding sequence ATGCCCATGTACGACTATCAATGTGCTTCCTGTGGTCATCAGTTGGAAGCCATTCAAAAGATCAGCGCCGCGCCGCTGGTCGATTGCCCTGCTTGCCAGGCTCCTGAGCTGAAGAAGATGTTGTCCATGCCGGGCTTCCGTCTGAGCGGTAGCGGCTGGTACGAGACCGATTTCAAGACCGGCTCCAAGAAGAACCTGGCGGGCGGCGACAAAGCAGACTGA
- the pal gene encoding peptidoglycan-associated lipoprotein Pal codes for MEMLKFGKFAALALALSVAVGCSSKGGDNAGEGAAVDPNAGYGANTGAVDGSLSEEAALRAITTFYFEYDSSDLKPEAMRALDVHAKDLKANGARVVLEGNTDERGTREYNMALGERRAKAVQRYLVLQGVAPAQLELVSYGKERPVATGHDEQSWAQNRRVELRK; via the coding sequence ATGGAAATGCTGAAGTTTGGTAAGTTTGCTGCTCTGGCTCTGGCTCTGTCCGTAGCCGTTGGTTGCTCGTCTAAAGGCGGCGACAATGCCGGTGAAGGCGCAGCTGTTGATCCAAACGCTGGTTACGGCGCTAACACTGGTGCAGTTGACGGCTCCCTGAGCGAAGAAGCTGCTCTGCGCGCTATCACCACTTTCTACTTCGAATACGACAGTTCGGACCTGAAACCAGAAGCCATGCGCGCTCTGGACGTTCACGCGAAGGACCTGAAAGCTAACGGCGCTCGCGTTGTTCTGGAAGGTAACACCGACGAACGTGGTACTCGTGAGTACAACATGGCACTGGGCGAGCGTCGTGCGAAAGCCGTTCAGCGCTACCTGGTACTGCAAGGTGTTGCTCCTGCCCAACTGGAACTGGTTTCCTACGGTAAAGAGCGTCCAGTTGCTACTGGCCACGACGAGCAGTCCTGGGCTCAAAACCGTCGCGTCGAACTGCGTAAGTAA